The following proteins are encoded in a genomic region of Pirellulales bacterium:
- a CDS encoding NAD(P)H-hydrate epimerase has product MTIPTLNRRQSQEVDRRAVAEYGMAGLVLMENAGRGTVDVLCRLGIAGPVVVCCGRGHNGGDGFVIARHLDLRGHAVRVGLWCDPASLQGDAAANYAILARSGVPIDVFGNQYDAACLAALLDGAAWIVDALLGTGSHGDPRPPMDAVIDALNAHSAAKLAVDLPSGLDGDTGAVSRHTIRAAHTCTFVAQKPGFLMPGAAAYTGQVHVLDIGAPRKLIEECLIRAHAG; this is encoded by the coding sequence ATGACGATTCCCACCCTGAATCGCCGGCAATCCCAAGAGGTCGACCGCCGGGCGGTGGCCGAATATGGCATGGCCGGCCTGGTGCTCATGGAAAACGCCGGCCGCGGCACGGTCGACGTACTGTGCCGCTTGGGCATCGCGGGCCCGGTCGTCGTCTGTTGCGGCCGGGGACATAACGGCGGCGACGGGTTTGTCATCGCCCGGCATCTCGATCTGCGCGGGCACGCGGTGCGCGTCGGACTGTGGTGCGATCCGGCGAGCTTGCAAGGAGACGCGGCCGCGAACTACGCGATCCTTGCTCGCTCCGGCGTGCCGATCGACGTTTTTGGAAACCAGTATGACGCGGCATGTCTCGCGGCGCTACTGGATGGCGCTGCCTGGATTGTCGATGCGCTCTTGGGCACCGGCTCGCACGGAGATCCGCGCCCGCCCATGGATGCCGTGATCGATGCGCTCAACGCGCATTCGGCCGCGAAGCTGGCCGTTGACCTGCCGAGCGGGCTCGATGGCGACACGGGCGCCGTGTCGCGCCACACGATTCGCGCCGCACACACCTGTACGTTCGTCGCGCAAAAGCCTGGCTTCTTAATGCCCGGCGCGGCGGCGTATACGGGCCAGGTACACGTGCTCGATATCGGTGCGCCGCGCAAGCTGATTGAAGAGTGCCTGATACGTGCGCACGCGGGATAG
- a CDS encoding FmdB family zinc ribbon protein yields the protein MPLYEYTCTGCGDHFELLVRANEKPACPDCGSTRVEKQLSVPAAHTAKPSSLPVCQPQPRSGGCGAPWCGTGGCGA from the coding sequence ATGCCCCTCTACGAATACACGTGTACCGGCTGCGGCGACCATTTTGAGCTGCTGGTGCGCGCCAACGAAAAGCCGGCCTGCCCCGATTGCGGCAGCACGCGTGTCGAAAAACAGCTCAGCGTGCCGGCGGCGCACACGGCCAAGCCATCGAGCCTGCCGGTCTGTCAGCCGCAACCACGCTCTGGCGGATGCGGAGCGCCTTGGTGCGGCACGGGTGGTTGCGGAGCTTAA
- a CDS encoding IMP dehydrogenase: MTREHLVTATGNVSLEEAEKILMANKVEKLLLVDENNRLTGLITIKDIDKMRRFPNACKDRQGRLRVGAAIGVHEYQRAESLLSKDVDVLVVDSAHGHSTNVVETVRGIKQRWDIDVIAGNVATKEGCQDLIAAGADAVKVGIGPGSICTTRVISGVGVPQITAIYQAAQAASAAGIPIVADGGIRYSGDLTKAIAAGAHSVMIGGLFAGLAESPGELILYQGRTFKIYRGMGSMGAMVKGSSERYRQGGGERGSEKFVPEGVEGRVPFKGNLSAFVYQLIGGLRAGMGYCGARGIEDLRRDARFIQVTAASVRESHPHDIAITQEAPNYSAQYSSGEEH, from the coding sequence ATGACGCGTGAGCACCTCGTGACGGCCACGGGAAATGTATCGCTTGAGGAAGCTGAAAAGATCCTGATGGCAAATAAGGTCGAGAAACTTCTGCTGGTTGACGAAAATAACAGACTGACCGGGCTGATTACGATCAAAGATATCGACAAGATGCGCCGGTTCCCGAATGCCTGCAAAGATAGGCAAGGCCGCTTGCGGGTCGGGGCTGCCATCGGAGTACACGAATACCAGCGGGCCGAAAGCCTGCTCAGCAAAGATGTTGACGTGCTAGTGGTGGACAGCGCTCACGGCCATTCGACGAATGTCGTCGAAACCGTGCGTGGCATCAAACAGCGCTGGGACATTGACGTCATTGCTGGCAACGTCGCCACCAAGGAGGGATGCCAAGACCTGATCGCCGCCGGTGCGGATGCTGTCAAAGTCGGAATCGGGCCCGGGTCGATTTGCACCACCCGCGTCATTTCCGGTGTCGGCGTGCCGCAGATTACGGCGATCTACCAGGCCGCTCAGGCCGCTAGCGCCGCTGGCATACCTATCGTTGCTGATGGTGGCATCCGCTACTCCGGCGACCTGACGAAAGCCATCGCCGCTGGTGCCCACTCGGTCATGATCGGCGGACTGTTCGCCGGCCTGGCCGAAAGCCCGGGCGAGTTGATCCTGTACCAGGGGCGCACGTTCAAGATTTATCGCGGTATGGGCTCGATGGGAGCGATGGTCAAAGGCTCCAGCGAGCGGTACCGGCAAGGCGGAGGAGAACGCGGCAGCGAGAAATTCGTGCCCGAGGGGGTCGAAGGACGAGTCCCCTTCAAAGGCAACTTAAGCGCGTTTGTCTATCAGCTGATCGGTGGACTGCGTGCCGGGATGGGATATTGCGGTGCACGTGGCATTGAGGATTTGCGAAGGGATGCGCGGTTTATTCAAGTCACAGCGGCTAGCGTGCGGGAGAGTCACCCACATGACATTGCGATTACGCAGGAAGCACCAAACTACAGCGCCCAGTACTCCTCGGGCGAAGAGCACTAG